Part of the Gemmatimonadaceae bacterium genome is shown below.
GGGAACGTCGCCGACACGCGTGCGCGCCAGCGCCGGCGCACGGCAGGCCGAGTATCTCTCGATCGCGTCCACCCCCGCGTCGGCGGCGGCGCCCGTGGTGCAACGCCTCAACTCGCGAGCCGTCCGCCTGCGGTGGAACGGCGCCGAGGCGAGAGGCGTGCTGGTGCGCCACCCGCGCACCGGGGAGATCCTCGCCTTCGCGCGCGGCGGCGACGCCGTGGTGTACACGGCGGAAGGGTCGCTCGACCTCACGCTTTCCGATGGGGTGCGCAGCGCCCGTCAGCGCGTGACTGTCGGGGCGCCCGGGGCGACGCCGCAACGCTAGGCGGCGCCCTGCGCAGCCCCGCGGCAATGGCGTAGATTAGGGGTCGTCTCGCGCGCGGTTGCCGGAACGCCGGTGCGCGCCCTCACGCCAACACCGACTCGTCATGGCCTCGTACGACGTCATCTTCCTCGGCGGCGGCCCCGCCGGATATGTCGGCGCCATCCGCTGCGCCCAACTCGGACTCTCCACCGCCGTCGTCGAGCGCGAAGGGCTCGGCGGTACCTGCGTGCTCTGGGGATGCATCCCGGCCAAGGCGCTGCTGGAGAGCGCATCGCTCGCCAACAAGGTGCGGCATGCCGACGACTTCGGGGTGAAGATCGGCGGGGAGATCGGGTTCGACTACAACGTGGCGATGAAGCGTTCGCGCGGCGTGTCGAACCAGAACTCGAAGGGGGTCGAGTTCCTCTTCAAGAAGAACAAGGTCACCTGGATCAAGGGGACGGGAAAGATCGTGAAGGCGAGCGCCGGCGCCGCCGCCACGCTCAGCGTGAAGGGTGCCGACGGCAAGGAAGAGAAGCACGACGCGAAGAAGGCGCTGGTCGTCGCGACCGGCTCGCGCGTGCGCGGCCTTCCGCAGATCGGGCTCGAACTCAACAAGTCGACCGTCATCTCCTCCGACGAGGCACTGACGCTGGAGCGCGCGCCGAAGTCGATCGCCATCGTCGGCGCCGGCGCCATTGGCTGCGAGTTTGCCGACGTCTTCAACGCCTTCGGCAGCGACGTGCACCTCCTCGAGGCGCTCCCCGCGATCCTCCCCCTCGAGGACGCCGACTGCAGCGCCGAGCTGCAGCGCGCCTTCAAGAAGCGGAAGATCAACGTCACCACCGGCGCGAAGATCTCCAACGTGAAGGTCGGAAAGTCGAGCGTGTCGTTGTCGGTCGAGGCTAGCGGTGCAAAGCAGGACCTCACCGTCGACCAGGTGCTGGTTGCCGCCGGGCGCGCACCGAATGTGGAGGACATCGGGCTCAAGGAACTCGGTGTGCAGCTGACGGATCGCGGCTTCATCAAGGTCGACACCACGACCTACCAGACGTCGGTGAAGGGGATCTACGCCATCGGCGACGTGATCGGCGCCCCGATGCTCGCCCACAAGGGATCGCGCGAGGGGCACATCCTGGCCGAGCTCCTCGCCGGGCAGCACGCGCACGCGCTCAATTACGGCAACATCCCCAACGCCACCTACTGCCATCCGGAAGTCGCCTCCATCGGACTCACGGAGCAGCAGTGCAAGGACAAGAAGCTCGAGTACAAGGTCGGCAAGTTCCCCTTCTCTGCGAACGGGCGCGCGCGCACGTCCGGCGAGACCGAGGGCTTCGTGAAGATCATCCGCGACGCCAAGTACGGGGAGATCCTCGGCGCGCACATCGTCGGCGCGCATGCCACGGAGATGATCCACGAGCTGGCTGTGGCCCGGGAGAACGAGTTCACCGTCGAGGAGATCGACCTGGCCATCCACGCCCACCCAACGCTGTCGGAGGCGGTGGCCGAGGCCGCGCTCGATTCGTTAGGCAAGATGATACATGCGTAGTGGGACGGGCGACGGGAACGCTCGCCTCAGCGAAAGCAGGGGGGAGACGGGAGAGGGGCGCGCGGAGCGCGCCCCTCTTTCGTTTCCGGAAGCGACGGGCACCACCGCCACCCCCACCCCCACCCCCGCCCCGCCCCCCCGCGAGCCGCAACGCGGCGAGCACTCCCGTCTCCCGTCTCCCGTCCCCCGTCCGCTTTTCCTCGTCGACGCCGGCCACCTGCCCTACGGTCAGGCGCTCGAGCTGCAGCGCGCCGTTGCCCGCGCACGCATCAGCGGCGCGCTGACCAACGACGTCCTCCTCTTCGTGGAGCACCCGAGCGTCATCACGCTCGGGCGCTCGTCGAAGGATGGCCACCTCGTGGCCTCGGATGCGCTGCTGGCCGCGCGCGGTGTGGAGCGATTCGAGGTGGACCGCGGCGGCGACGTCACCTACCACGGACCGGGACAGCTCGTCGGTTATCCCATCCTCGACCTCAAGGAGCACCGGCAGGACCTGCATTGGTACCTGCGGCAGCTCGAGGAGGCGCTCATCGTGGCGCTGCGCACCTTTGGGATCGAGGGGGCGCGGAGCACCGGCTACACCGGCGTATGGGTGGGCGACCGGAAGATCGCGTCGATCGGCGTACACGCACGCGACTGGGTCACCTGGCACGGCTTTGCCCTCAACGTCACCACCGACCTGTCGTACTTCGACCTCATCGTCCCCTGCGGGATCCCCAACGTGGTCATGACCTCGGTGGAGCGCGAACAGGCTGCCGGCACGGGAGCGGTTGGCCCGGCGCCAGGCGCAGCGCCAGGCGCGCTGCTGCCGCGCGTTGCGGACGCTGTCGCCACCAGCATGGGGACGGTCTTCTCGCGCGCGGTCATCCGCCACCCGCTCGAGTCGCTTCTGGGGTCGCTGCAAGCGCTGGAACGCTCCGCGTGAGCGGTGAGGCCCGCGGTGCGCCGTACCCTGTGGAATAGCTGAGGAATGAACTTCGGCGAGGGGTGGGGTATGTGGTTCAGCTCGTGTAGATTTCGCGACCGGCCCAGGCAGCACGCCGATCATAGACCCGCCGCACTCCCTCGACCATCCATGCGCGTTCACCCATCGCGCCGCGTCGCCACCTTCGCGACTGCCGCGCTCCTCGCCCTCCTTGCCTCCGCCTGCACCGATAGCCGCGTGCGGGAGCTTACCCTCGGCATCAGCAAGGACTCCGTCTTCAAGATCATCGGACAGGGAGCCCCCGCTGGCGACTCGCTCCCCAACGTCTACAAGCGCGTCCAGTACTTCGTGGACAGCAAGTTCTTCGACATCTTCCTCTTCGACCCGCAGAACCGAAAGGTCTGGGAGGAGCCAAACGTCCTCGACAAGGAGCTGACGCCAATCGTCGTCATCCAGGACAAGCTCGAGGGAACGGGCTGGGGGTACGCGGATGAACTCGCGGGGAAGTACAAGTTCCAGATCCGCTCCACGAAGGCGGCGACCAAGTAGTCGGTAGTGCGCGGCGCGACCGGCTCCCGGTCGCGCTCGTGGCACCACCAGTCACGCACCACCAGTCACGCACCACCAGTCACGCGCCTCCAACAGCGCGACACCTACCACCCGCCAGCCGCCACGCCCCCCGACTACGGCGTGTAGCCGAGCCGTAG
Proteins encoded:
- the lpdA gene encoding dihydrolipoyl dehydrogenase, whose protein sequence is MASYDVIFLGGGPAGYVGAIRCAQLGLSTAVVEREGLGGTCVLWGCIPAKALLESASLANKVRHADDFGVKIGGEIGFDYNVAMKRSRGVSNQNSKGVEFLFKKNKVTWIKGTGKIVKASAGAAATLSVKGADGKEEKHDAKKALVVATGSRVRGLPQIGLELNKSTVISSDEALTLERAPKSIAIVGAGAIGCEFADVFNAFGSDVHLLEALPAILPLEDADCSAELQRAFKKRKINVTTGAKISNVKVGKSSVSLSVEASGAKQDLTVDQVLVAAGRAPNVEDIGLKELGVQLTDRGFIKVDTTTYQTSVKGIYAIGDVIGAPMLAHKGSREGHILAELLAGQHAHALNYGNIPNATYCHPEVASIGLTEQQCKDKKLEYKVGKFPFSANGRARTSGETEGFVKIIRDAKYGEILGAHIVGAHATEMIHELAVARENEFTVEEIDLAIHAHPTLSEAVAEAALDSLGKMIHA
- the lipB gene encoding lipoyl(octanoyl) transferase LipB; this encodes MRSGTGDGNARLSESRGETGEGRAERAPLSFPEATGTTATPTPTPAPPPREPQRGEHSRLPSPVPRPLFLVDAGHLPYGQALELQRAVARARISGALTNDVLLFVEHPSVITLGRSSKDGHLVASDALLAARGVERFEVDRGGDVTYHGPGQLVGYPILDLKEHRQDLHWYLRQLEEALIVALRTFGIEGARSTGYTGVWVGDRKIASIGVHARDWVTWHGFALNVTTDLSYFDLIVPCGIPNVVMTSVEREQAAGTGAVGPAPGAAPGALLPRVADAVATSMGTVFSRAVIRHPLESLLGSLQALERSA